DNA sequence from the Ramlibacter agri genome:
CCACGTGGCTGGTCAGCACCGCCAGCGGCACGCCCAGCAGCAGCGGCAGGCCCACGGGCAGCAGGCCGACCAGCGCATCCAGTTGCACCGAAGCGACGACCGCGGCTTGCGCGGCCACCAGCACGGTCATGGGCGCGAGCCGCAGCGCCGCTTCCGACCAGGTGAGGCCGTTCGCCGAGCGGGGCGGCGATTTCCATTCGAGCTTCAGGCCGGTCAGCGCGATCAGCACGAACCACGAATGCGCGAGCATGCGCACCGGTGCCTGCAGCAGGGCGAGCGCCGTTTCGAGCACGGCACTGCGCAGGAGGGCGCGGGCGCCGCCGAAGCCTCGCTGCTCGCGCCGCAGGAACACCGCGGCGATGCCCAGCAGGCGCGGCAGGAACAGCATCGCCAGGGTCCAGGACCACAGCCCGCGCAGTTCCACCGGCAACGCATGCCATTGCGGCTGCAGGCCGGCGCGCGAGATCCACAGCGCGGTGCCGAAGCCGAGGAACACCAGCCACAGCGGCGCCGACAGGTAGGACATGGCACCGATGGCGAACATCGTGCGGTGCACGCGATGCAGGCCCGGCTCCGCCAGCAGGCGCGCGTTCTGCAGGTTGCCCTGGCACCAGCGGCGGTCGCGCTGCAGCTCGGACAGCAGGTCCGGCGGCTGCTGCTCGTAGCTGCCGACCAGGTCGCCCACCAGCCACACGTGGTAGCCGGCGCGGCGCATCAGCGCGGCTTCGACGAAGTCGTGCGACAGGATCGGGCCGCACAGGCCGCCCTGGCCCGGGATCGCGGCCAGGCCGCAATGGCGCGTGAAGGGCTCGACGCGCAGGATCGCGTTGTGGCCCCAGTAATGCGATTCGCCCAGCTGCCAGAACTGCATGCCCAGCGTGAACAGGCGGCCGGTGACGCGCGAGGCGAACTGCTGCGCGCGCGCGTGCAGCGTGGCGTGGCCGACGGCCTGGCTGGCGGTCTGGATGATGCCGGCGCGCGGGTTCGCTTCCATCAGCTTCACCATGGAGACGATGCAGTCGCCGCTCATCACGCTGTCGGCGTCCAGCACCACCATGTAGCGGTAGTTGCGGCCCCAGCGGCGGCAGAAGTCCGCCACGTTGCCGGACTTGCGGTGCGTGCGGCGCTTGCGCAGGCGGTAGTACACCTCGATCTGCGGCTGCCTGGGGTGCGTCGCGAGCGCGGCGCGCAGGGTGGCCCAGGCGGCTTTCTCGGCGGCGATGATCTCCGGGTCGTAGCTGTCGGACAGCACGAACACGTCGAACACCGGCGCGTGGCCGGTGGCCGCGACCGATTCGCAGGTGGCGCGCAGGCCGGCGAACACGGTGCCCACGTCCTCGTTGCAGATCGGCATGATGATCGCGGTGCGCGCGGCGGGTGCGACCGGGTGGTTCAGCACGCTGCGCGCCGACAGCGAGTGCCGGTCGCCGAATAGCGTGACCCAGAAGCCCATGAGCGCGGTGACGAAGCCCGTAACCACCCAGGCCGAGAGGATGGCGAACAGCGCCACCTGGCCCCAGCGCAGCCAGGCGTTGCCGATCTCCGGCTGCGCCAGCGCGAAGAGGGTGCTCGCGCAGCCGGCGCTGGCGAGTGTCAGCAGCACCAGCACCACGCGGCGGCGGTCAGCGGCGTCCTGCCAGGCCGCGCGTGGCTCGCTGCGTTTCCCGCTCGTGCGGGCGCGCAGCAAGGTTTGCAGCAGCGCCGTCGCGATGCTGCGCCAGAAGCCGCGCCAGGGCTGCGGCGGCATC
Encoded proteins:
- the mdoH gene encoding glucans biosynthesis glucosyltransferase MdoH, whose amino-acid sequence is MEQHSPSRVKPARPTVRAERHPNSMTAPPFARGSMPPQPWRGFWRSIATALLQTLLRARTSGKRSEPRAAWQDAADRRRVVLVLLTLASAGCASTLFALAQPEIGNAWLRWGQVALFAILSAWVVTGFVTALMGFWVTLFGDRHSLSARSVLNHPVAPAARTAIIMPICNEDVGTVFAGLRATCESVAATGHAPVFDVFVLSDSYDPEIIAAEKAAWATLRAALATHPRQPQIEVYYRLRKRRTHRKSGNVADFCRRWGRNYRYMVVLDADSVMSGDCIVSMVKLMEANPRAGIIQTASQAVGHATLHARAQQFASRVTGRLFTLGMQFWQLGESHYWGHNAILRVEPFTRHCGLAAIPGQGGLCGPILSHDFVEAALMRRAGYHVWLVGDLVGSYEQQPPDLLSELQRDRRWCQGNLQNARLLAEPGLHRVHRTMFAIGAMSYLSAPLWLVFLGFGTALWISRAGLQPQWHALPVELRGLWSWTLAMLFLPRLLGIAAVFLRREQRGFGGARALLRSAVLETALALLQAPVRMLAHSWFVLIALTGLKLEWKSPPRSANGLTWSEAALRLAPMTVLVAAQAAVVASVQLDALVGLLPVGLPLLLGVPLAVLTSHVALGRWMRERDALLIPEEARSPSVLRRAWDAQALRPAG